A single window of Rubripirellula lacrimiformis DNA harbors:
- a CDS encoding heavy metal translocating P-type ATPase, producing the protein MLMQSENSRTQFAIAILAIVAIIVHVTLRFGISAPESWLVVPLWVALVLGGIPLVWDLLIKLLHGEFGSDLLAGISIVTAAWLGEYLAGVLVVLMLSGGQTLESYAVRSASSVLEALSKRMPSVAHRKVGTQVDDVPLTEIGIGDDLIVFPHEVCPIDGTVTDGHGTMDESYLTGEPYMMSKAPGSTVLSGAINGEAALTIRADKLAGDSRYAQIMAVMQSSQQHRPRIRRLGDQLGAIYTPVAVSLAAAAWLISGDPIRFLAVLVVATPCPLLIAIPVAIIGSISLAAKRAIVIRDPTVLEKLDGCRTAIFDKTGTLTYGQPELIGSFVADGLDDHEVLSLVSSVERYSKHPLAEAVIRAGEQQGVASAQATQIVEKPGQGLFGTVAGKAVRITNRKTLLAEQPQLRESLPPPSAGLECVVLVGDVYAATYQFRDAPRREGASFIDHLGPMHKINRVMLLSGDRESEVRYLADQVGVTEIYADKSPEQKVEIVRQETKLADTLFVGDGINDAPALMAATVGIAFGQNSDVTTEAAGAVILDSSLQKVDELMHISRRMRRIALQSAVGGMGLSVIAMFVAAAGYLPPVAGAITQEVIDVLAVVNALRVAVNPGLLSDYESKPPAAGADTPASG; encoded by the coding sequence ATGCTGATGCAAAGTGAAAACTCTCGCACCCAATTTGCGATCGCCATTCTGGCGATCGTTGCGATCATCGTGCACGTGACGCTGCGATTTGGCATTTCGGCGCCAGAATCCTGGCTTGTGGTGCCGCTATGGGTCGCACTGGTTTTGGGGGGGATCCCGCTGGTTTGGGACCTGTTGATCAAGCTGCTGCACGGTGAGTTCGGATCCGACCTGTTGGCTGGGATTTCGATTGTCACCGCCGCTTGGTTGGGGGAGTATCTTGCCGGGGTCCTGGTCGTGCTGATGCTCTCCGGCGGTCAGACGTTGGAAAGCTATGCCGTGCGAAGCGCTTCGTCTGTTCTGGAAGCCTTGTCCAAACGCATGCCCTCGGTCGCCCATCGTAAAGTGGGGACCCAAGTCGACGATGTTCCGCTCACTGAGATCGGCATCGGCGATGACTTGATCGTGTTCCCGCATGAGGTCTGTCCGATCGACGGAACGGTCACCGATGGGCACGGCACGATGGACGAATCGTACTTAACTGGCGAACCGTACATGATGTCCAAGGCTCCGGGATCCACGGTGTTGTCGGGTGCGATCAACGGCGAAGCCGCGCTGACGATCCGCGCCGACAAACTGGCTGGCGATTCGCGTTACGCCCAAATCATGGCCGTCATGCAATCCTCACAGCAGCACCGGCCGCGAATTCGTCGACTCGGTGACCAATTGGGGGCCATCTACACACCGGTGGCGGTTTCACTTGCCGCTGCGGCTTGGCTTATCAGCGGTGATCCGATCCGATTTTTGGCCGTCTTGGTGGTCGCGACGCCCTGTCCGCTGCTGATCGCCATCCCCGTTGCCATCATCGGTTCGATTTCGTTGGCGGCCAAGCGAGCGATCGTGATCCGCGACCCGACTGTCCTGGAAAAACTAGACGGTTGTCGAACAGCGATCTTCGACAAAACCGGTACGTTGACATACGGCCAACCGGAATTGATCGGCAGTTTTGTTGCCGACGGGTTGGACGATCACGAAGTGTTGTCGCTTGTCAGCAGCGTCGAACGTTATTCCAAGCATCCGCTGGCCGAAGCGGTGATTCGCGCGGGCGAACAACAGGGGGTGGCATCGGCCCAAGCAACTCAGATCGTTGAAAAGCCGGGCCAGGGGTTGTTTGGGACCGTCGCGGGCAAAGCCGTTCGGATCACCAACCGCAAAACACTGCTGGCCGAACAGCCCCAACTTCGTGAATCATTGCCGCCGCCGTCCGCAGGATTGGAATGTGTAGTGCTGGTCGGCGATGTTTATGCGGCGACCTATCAGTTTCGTGATGCACCACGGCGCGAGGGAGCGTCGTTCATCGACCACCTGGGGCCGATGCACAAGATCAACCGAGTGATGCTGCTATCCGGCGATCGGGAATCCGAAGTGCGATACTTGGCCGATCAGGTCGGTGTCACCGAAATTTATGCCGACAAGAGTCCAGAGCAGAAGGTCGAAATCGTTCGTCAGGAAACCAAGCTCGCAGACACGCTGTTTGTGGGAGACGGCATCAACGATGCGCCCGCCTTGATGGCTGCGACGGTGGGAATCGCGTTTGGCCAAAACAGCGACGTGACGACCGAGGCGGCGGGGGCCGTGATCTTGGATTCTTCGCTGCAAAAAGTCGACGAGTTGATGCACATCAGTCGTCGCATGCGACGCATTGCACTGCAAAGTGCGGTGGGGGGCATGGGGCTAAGCGTGATCGCGATGTTCGTGGCGGCCGCGGGGTACTTGCCGCCGGTGGCCGGAGCGATCACGCAAGAAGTGATCGATGTCCTAGCGGTCGTCAACGCACTGCGCGTCGCTGTGAACCCGGGCCTGTTGTCCGACTATGAATCGAAGCCACCCGCCGCCGGGGCCGACACACCGGCAAGCGGTTGA
- a CDS encoding universal stress protein — translation MRVLLANDASSHSHAAAEYLLAMPFRKPIDLDIVSAIAPPIWIDGSTGGMALDLTEFMEEERGVAQQRVDEAATSFRDGARGKSLHAVHTHVPVGPPSSELLNLASQTDCDLVVLGAVGHSALGRVLLGSVSDYVATHSDVSTLVVRPNQDSDQPPSLEKIVIALSGSREDQRMIDWLGNLHLRPSVEVHLIRILRIDTLYRQDIRQRAAASWGVFVKEAQQQILDMETQLQAMDLNTETHLVESGHVGEALIDYAEMHGCDLMMTGDSDSGLLTRVFMGSTSRYVLRHAMCSVLVVRDKEERAKAKQEIAAGFQTNPMMI, via the coding sequence ATGCGAGTTTTATTGGCAAACGACGCGTCGAGTCATAGTCACGCGGCGGCGGAGTATCTGTTGGCGATGCCGTTTCGCAAACCCATTGATTTGGACATCGTGTCTGCGATTGCCCCACCGATCTGGATCGATGGTTCCACGGGCGGGATGGCACTGGACTTGACCGAGTTCATGGAGGAAGAGCGCGGGGTGGCCCAGCAGCGCGTCGATGAAGCGGCCACCAGTTTTCGCGATGGTGCTCGTGGCAAGTCTCTGCATGCGGTTCACACGCATGTGCCTGTCGGGCCGCCGTCCAGCGAACTGTTGAACTTGGCGTCGCAAACCGATTGTGATCTGGTTGTCCTGGGGGCCGTCGGCCATTCGGCTCTCGGCCGCGTGCTACTGGGAAGCGTTTCGGACTATGTGGCGACGCACAGCGACGTATCGACCTTGGTCGTTCGTCCCAATCAGGATTCGGATCAGCCGCCTTCGCTGGAAAAGATCGTGATTGCACTCTCGGGCAGCCGCGAAGACCAACGGATGATTGATTGGCTAGGGAATTTGCACCTGCGGCCAAGCGTGGAAGTTCACCTGATTCGCATTCTGCGGATCGACACGCTTTACCGACAAGATATTCGGCAAAGGGCGGCCGCGTCGTGGGGTGTCTTTGTCAAGGAAGCTCAGCAACAGATCCTGGACATGGAAACTCAGCTTCAGGCGATGGACCTGAATACCGAAACGCATCTGGTCGAAAGCGGCCATGTCGGCGAGGCACTGATCGACTACGCCGAGATGCACGGCTGTGACCTGATGATGACCGGCGACAGCGACAGTGGATTGCTGACGCGAGTTTTCATGGGCAGCACGTCCCGCTACGTCCTGCGTCATGCGATGTGCAGCGTGCTGGTGGTCCGAGACAAAGAGGAACGGGCCAAAGCAAAGCAAGAGATCGCTGCTGGTTTTCAGACCAATCCGATGATGATCTAA
- a CDS encoding methyltransferase family protein translates to MRGAYHAILISGQFVSSAILVMSATWSPFPFHALLIASPGIVLAVWAWFTMGLLRLRVGPGTTQQTRLVRSGPYAVVRHPMYVGLLWFTAAWLPFPLAWWRSATWLMLLIILIAKTREEEKAMCDRFDQYPSYRDQVGGLFPKLPTATRSG, encoded by the coding sequence ATGAGAGGGGCGTACCATGCGATTCTGATCTCGGGTCAGTTCGTCTCGTCGGCGATTCTGGTGATGTCGGCCACTTGGTCGCCATTTCCGTTCCACGCGTTGCTGATTGCCAGCCCGGGCATCGTTTTGGCCGTGTGGGCGTGGTTCACGATGGGGCTGCTGCGGCTTCGTGTGGGTCCAGGCACAACGCAGCAGACTCGGCTGGTTCGCAGTGGCCCGTATGCCGTTGTTCGTCACCCGATGTATGTGGGACTGCTTTGGTTCACGGCGGCATGGTTGCCCTTCCCATTGGCGTGGTGGCGATCTGCGACGTGGTTGATGTTGCTGATCATTCTGATCGCGAAGACACGGGAAGAGGAAAAAGCAATGTGCGATCGTTTTGACCAGTACCCGAGCTACCGCGATCAGGTGGGCGGTTTGTTTCCGAAACTGCCCACCGCCACCCGATCTGGCTAG
- a CDS encoding cation-translocating P-type ATPase, translated as MTNIASDNPTLAAPPKPPHAESVSSILATIKTSTNTGLDSAEVSRRLAKFGPNTIPSSDTVRWHQVLLRQFTDVLIVILVVAGLVSVAVGEVTDAIVIFAIVLLNGLLGFVQEWKAERSLAALRQMLAPRCRVIRDASEMEIDAAELVPGDIVQIETGDRVPADLRLTRCMNLQIDESALTGESVAVDKSTDSIEATTDLAERTNMAWTGTAATAGRGIGVVVATGQNTEFGRIAKLTETIGRDATPLQQKLSVLGRQLGVAAIVISIVVAVTGWVMGKPMTEMFFTAVSLAVAVVPEGLPAVVTLTLALGVREMVRRKALLRRLRAAESLGSATVICTDKTGTLTQNQMTVQRIWLAAGEVDVTGVGYDPAGHFESAGQKIDFRDRSDLLALLHSGLRCNHARLVKNADGWQPIGEPTESAIVVAAHKAWIDPRQCVEPVAEFSFTSNRKRMTVITQDQGQMIADAKGAPEILLPLCTDILEGQSRRPLTDQDHQNITAAIETMAGRGLRTLAIARRELSASDPCDESAVEDSMTLLGIVGMMDPPRAEVPDAISLAKAAGIRVFMITGDSPVTATAIARQIGLPVDQAVVGGELDAMDDQALGTALAGDVVFARTTPEHKLRIVKLLQSQGHIVGMTGDGVNDAPALKKADIGIAMGKRGTDVAKGAADIVLTDDNFSSIIGAVEEGRRQYDNIQKFVRYLLSSNTGEVVAIFLNILMGGPLLFLPVQILWMNLVTDGLTAVALGLEPSEKNTMYRPPRRPDEPVLTKSGMAMIAALGTYVGLASLWLFHHYLDDADPSSIAIAQTVAFTGIIVVEKINVLNFRSLGAPIWTVGFLSNPWVLLAIGTTISLQIAAVYVPVMQSVLHTVPLSLADWGLIVVVAMPIFVLVEIIKTFAWMRSSTESS; from the coding sequence ATGACCAATATTGCTTCGGACAATCCAACCTTGGCTGCCCCGCCGAAGCCACCTCACGCCGAATCCGTGTCCTCGATTCTGGCGACGATCAAGACATCCACCAATACCGGCCTCGACAGTGCCGAAGTCTCTCGGCGATTAGCGAAGTTTGGTCCCAACACGATCCCGTCGTCCGATACGGTTCGCTGGCATCAAGTTCTGTTGCGGCAATTCACCGACGTATTGATCGTGATCTTGGTGGTGGCTGGGTTGGTGTCTGTGGCGGTTGGCGAGGTCACCGATGCGATCGTGATCTTTGCGATCGTCTTGCTAAACGGATTGTTGGGGTTTGTTCAAGAGTGGAAAGCGGAGCGATCGTTGGCTGCACTGCGCCAAATGTTGGCACCACGTTGCCGCGTGATACGCGACGCAAGCGAAATGGAGATCGACGCTGCCGAATTGGTCCCTGGCGACATCGTGCAGATTGAAACGGGCGATCGTGTTCCAGCCGACCTGCGACTGACGCGATGCATGAACTTGCAGATCGACGAATCGGCGTTGACCGGCGAATCGGTAGCGGTCGATAAGTCGACGGATTCCATCGAAGCGACGACCGATTTGGCCGAACGGACCAACATGGCGTGGACGGGAACCGCCGCCACCGCTGGGCGAGGCATCGGAGTCGTTGTGGCCACGGGCCAGAACACTGAATTTGGTCGGATCGCCAAGCTGACCGAAACCATCGGACGCGACGCGACTCCGCTGCAACAGAAATTAAGTGTCCTTGGCAGGCAGCTTGGCGTCGCCGCCATCGTGATATCGATCGTCGTCGCCGTGACCGGTTGGGTGATGGGCAAGCCGATGACGGAGATGTTCTTTACGGCTGTGTCGTTGGCGGTGGCCGTCGTCCCCGAAGGATTGCCCGCCGTGGTTACCCTGACGCTGGCACTTGGCGTGCGCGAGATGGTGCGTCGCAAGGCCCTGTTGCGTCGCTTGCGGGCGGCCGAGTCGCTCGGGTCGGCGACCGTCATCTGCACTGACAAAACGGGCACGCTGACGCAAAATCAAATGACAGTCCAACGAATCTGGTTGGCGGCTGGTGAAGTCGACGTGACAGGGGTCGGCTATGACCCCGCGGGGCACTTCGAATCGGCAGGACAAAAGATCGATTTTCGTGACCGCAGTGATTTGTTGGCTCTGTTGCATTCCGGCCTGCGATGCAACCACGCCCGGCTAGTCAAGAACGCCGATGGATGGCAACCGATCGGCGAACCGACCGAGTCAGCGATCGTCGTCGCGGCGCACAAAGCCTGGATTGATCCGCGTCAATGCGTCGAGCCAGTGGCCGAATTTTCGTTCACATCCAATCGAAAACGGATGACGGTGATCACGCAGGATCAAGGGCAGATGATCGCCGATGCAAAAGGGGCCCCCGAGATACTGTTGCCGCTGTGCACTGACATTTTGGAGGGCCAGTCCCGTCGTCCCTTGACCGACCAGGATCATCAGAACATCACCGCGGCGATCGAAACGATGGCCGGGCGCGGACTGCGGACTCTGGCGATCGCCCGGCGAGAACTATCCGCCAGTGATCCGTGTGACGAAAGTGCCGTCGAGGACAGCATGACGCTGCTGGGGATCGTTGGCATGATGGACCCGCCTCGGGCAGAGGTCCCCGACGCGATATCGCTGGCCAAGGCCGCGGGCATTCGGGTCTTCATGATTACCGGCGATTCGCCTGTGACCGCGACCGCCATCGCTCGGCAAATCGGTTTGCCAGTCGACCAAGCCGTGGTCGGCGGCGAACTGGATGCGATGGACGATCAGGCGTTGGGGACCGCACTGGCTGGCGACGTCGTCTTCGCTCGCACCACGCCGGAACACAAGCTGCGGATCGTAAAACTGTTGCAGTCCCAAGGTCATATCGTCGGCATGACCGGCGACGGAGTGAACGATGCGCCGGCGCTGAAGAAGGCTGATATCGGAATCGCGATGGGAAAACGGGGCACCGATGTTGCCAAGGGAGCCGCGGATATCGTGCTGACCGACGACAACTTCAGTTCAATCATCGGTGCGGTCGAAGAGGGACGTCGGCAATATGACAACATTCAAAAGTTTGTTCGATACCTGTTGTCGTCCAATACCGGTGAAGTCGTCGCAATCTTTCTGAACATCTTGATGGGCGGACCACTGTTGTTTTTGCCTGTGCAAATTCTGTGGATGAACTTGGTCACCGATGGGTTGACGGCCGTGGCGCTCGGATTGGAACCGTCTGAAAAGAACACCATGTACCGGCCTCCTCGACGACCCGATGAACCGGTGCTGACGAAGTCTGGGATGGCAATGATCGCGGCATTAGGAACCTACGTCGGACTGGCATCGCTATGGCTGTTTCATCACTACTTGGACGATGCCGATCCGAGTTCGATCGCGATTGCCCAGACCGTCGCATTCACTGGCATCATCGTGGTTGAAAAAATCAACGTCCTGAATTTCCGTTCGTTAGGGGCACCGATTTGGACGGTCGGATTTTTGTCGAATCCTTGGGTGTTGTTGGCGATTGGAACCACGATCTCGCTTCAAATCGCGGCGGTCTATGTCCCTGTGATGCAGTCGGTCCTGCATACCGTTCCACTATCGCTTGCCGATTGGGGGCTGATCGTCGTGGTCGCGATGCCGATCTTTGTGTTGGTGGAGATCATCAAAACATTCGCGTGGATGCGATCATCCACCGAGTCATCTTGA
- a CDS encoding class I fructose-bisphosphate aldolase, whose protein sequence is MSQSITELLGEDADRLLSHQCQTIPQEHLHIPGPDFMERVVIDSDRNQRVVNNLARLFGHGRLAGTGYVSILPVDQGIEHSAGASFAPNPEYFDPANIVRLAIEGGCNAVASTIGVLGAVSRRYAHRIPFLVKINHNELLSYPNSYDQVMFASVDRAFDLGAAAVGATIYFGSPESRRQIVEVAEAFERAHELGMATVLWCYLRNPGFKTDQDYHASADLTGQANHLGVTLQADIIKQKLPTNNGGYVAIQFGKTSSLVYKKLTTDHPIDLCRYQVANCYMGRVGMINSGGASSGASDLADAVKTAVINKRAGGTGLISGRKAFQRPMTEGIELLNQIQNVYLDSSITIA, encoded by the coding sequence ATGTCGCAATCCATCACTGAACTGCTTGGCGAAGACGCCGACCGCTTGTTGTCGCACCAATGCCAAACGATTCCACAGGAACACCTGCACATTCCCGGACCGGATTTTATGGAGCGTGTGGTTATTGACAGCGATCGCAATCAACGAGTGGTCAACAATTTGGCTAGGTTGTTCGGGCATGGGCGATTGGCGGGAACCGGATACGTTTCGATCTTGCCGGTGGATCAGGGCATCGAGCACTCGGCGGGAGCTTCGTTTGCACCCAATCCTGAATACTTTGATCCCGCGAACATCGTACGCTTGGCGATCGAAGGCGGCTGCAATGCGGTGGCTTCGACGATCGGTGTTCTAGGGGCAGTGTCACGGCGGTATGCACACCGGATTCCGTTCTTGGTGAAGATCAATCACAACGAATTGCTTAGCTACCCCAATTCGTACGACCAAGTGATGTTTGCCAGCGTGGATCGGGCTTTCGATTTGGGGGCAGCCGCGGTTGGGGCAACGATCTATTTTGGATCGCCAGAATCACGTCGACAGATCGTCGAGGTCGCCGAAGCGTTCGAACGGGCTCATGAATTGGGCATGGCGACGGTGTTGTGGTGCTATTTGCGAAACCCTGGGTTCAAAACCGACCAAGACTATCACGCGTCGGCGGACCTGACCGGCCAAGCCAACCACCTAGGCGTGACATTGCAGGCCGACATCATCAAACAGAAGCTGCCTACCAACAACGGTGGGTACGTCGCGATCCAGTTCGGAAAGACTTCGTCATTGGTCTACAAGAAACTGACCACGGACCATCCGATCGATCTGTGTCGCTATCAGGTGGCCAATTGCTATATGGGACGTGTGGGGATGATCAATTCAGGCGGGGCGTCCTCGGGGGCATCCGATCTAGCGGATGCTGTGAAGACCGCTGTGATCAACAAACGGGCTGGCGGCACCGGATTGATTTCAGGTCGCAAGGCGTTTCAACGTCCGATGACCGAAGGCATCGAACTGCTAAACCAGATCCAAAACGTGTACCTGGATTCATCGATCACGATCGCATGA